Part of the Tepiditoga spiralis genome, CAGGGTGATCAAGTGGTAAGTGTAAGTCATTAAAATCCCCTGGAAATACTATTCTTTCATCTTCTTTTGCTATTCCAACAACATCAACATCATTTAAAGTAAAACCAATTTCATTTAATGCTTCAACTGCAGAGTTTACTTGCCCCTTTCCTCCATCTATAAATAACAAATCAGGAAGTTCATGCTTTGAATATCTTCGTTTTATTACAGTTCTTATACTTTCAAAGTCATTTGGTTCTTTAAATTCATCAAGTCTATATCTTCTATAATTATTTTTATTTGGTTTTCCATCTTCAAAACTTATTAAAGAAGCCACTGTATACATTCCTTGAAGATGCGAAATATCTATTCCTTCTATTTTTTGTGGTATTTTTTTCAATGATAATATTTCTTTTGCTTGCTTTAAAATATTTCCAAGATTTGTATATCTCTTTATTTCTTCTTCTAAATTTTTAAATGCTATCTTAAATATATTATTATTTTTATTTATTGTTGTAATTCTTTTTAAACCATGTTTTTTCAAAAGATCTAATACACTTTCATTTATACTTTCATCGTACATAGTCATTATTTCTATTGGCAATTGATTTTTTCTAACTATATAAAACTGTTTTAAAAACTCATTAATTTCATCGCTCAACGTAAAGGTTAACTTTGATATCAAATACCCTCTTCTTACTCTCAACAATACATATATAGGGTCTTCATACATTATTATATCAACATTTTTACTTGTTTTAAATTCAACTCCAAGAGGTATAAATAATTTATCTAATTTAAATAATGTATCCCTCATTTGAGCAGCTCTTTCAAAATTAAGTACTTTAGCATATTTTTTCATTGCTTCTTCAAGATATTTTTTTACTGATTCAACATCTCCATTTAAAAATTTTATTACTTTTCCAACACTTTTTTGATACTCTTGAAAATCTACTTCCTTATAACATGGACCATAACACATTCCCAAATGATATAAAAAACATGGTTTACTCTTTTTTTCAACATTTCTTTCACAATTTCTTATACCATAAACTCTTTGCAATACTTCTATTACTGATTTTACAAAATATACGTTTGAGTACGGCCCAAAATACTTTCCTCTTTCACTCTTATTTCTTACATATTTTAAAGTTGGATACTTTTCATTTGTAACTAATATGTATGGATAAACCTTAGTATCCTTTAATAAAACATTGTACTTTGGTTTGTATTCAAATATTAAATTCCCTTCAAGAATTAATGCTTCTTCTTCACTCGTTGTTACTATATAATCTATTGTTTCAGCATATTTCATTATATTAAAAACTTTTTCTGATTTTAATTGATTGGATTTATTAAAGTATGAACTCACTCTTTTTTTTAAGTTTTTAGCCTTTCCAACATAAATAATTTTTTCTTTTTTATTTTTATATATATACACACCAGGTTTATTTGGCACATCTTTTAAAACTTCTCTTTCAAGCATACTACTCTCTCCCACAAATGCAGTTACTACACTCCTTTTCATTTAAGCTATCCCAAACTTTTTTTCCAATTGGATTATCTATTCCACCAAGATATGAAGCTAAATGTAAGTGCAAGCATTTGATAGTTTTAAAATTTTGTATTCCACCTATTCCAACTGTTTTTAATTTTTTCTGCATATTTTCTGGTAAACTTGTTATTTCATTTTCTAATATTTCTAATCTTTCTTTTATTTCTTGATTATGTGCTTTATCCATTTTTTCTTGAAGGGTTTTATCTTCCATCAACTCTTTTTCAAATAACTTTATTGAATGAACTTCTTCTATTTTAGATACTTGTTCTATTAAAAATGGACAACTTAACCAATGCAATGTTGGAAATGGTTTTTTATCTTTTAATGGATAATTTTTTATTACCTGTGGATATCCATATGAACATCTTTTTACAACCTTTATATCATTTATTATTTTTCTATTTAATTGTTTTTCTATTACACTCAAATCTTTTTCTGAAATTTCAAACCTACCCATATATCTTCCTCCATTCGTTCAACAGGATAAAGATTGTGTTTTTTTGCTTCATCCTTTACCATTTGTTCTTTTTCATTCATTATTCCAGTTAAAATTACAAAAGAATTATCTTTTAACACATCATCAAATTTATTATCTTTTAACAATCCCATCAATATTTCTGCCACCATATTTGAAACTAATATATCAAATTTTCCATCTACATTAGACAAATAATCAGATTGTTTTATTTCCACATTAACATCATTTATTTCTAAAGTTTCATGGGCTTTTTCAACAGCTAAAGGATCATAATCAACGCCAACAACTTTATTCGCTCCAAGTTTTTTAGATAAAATTGATAAAATTCCAGTTCCACAACCAACATCAAGAATATCTTTTTGGAAACAATCAGTTTTTTGTAACATTCTACCAGCAAGCTTTGTTGTATTATGAAGCCCCGTTCCAAATGCTGTTCCGGGAATTATATTTATTACAATATCTTTTTTTAATTTTTTTTCTGGAAATGGATTTACCCAAACACCTTCAACAAATTCAAATGGGCTCAAAGTATCTAACCAAACCTTTAACCAATTTTTTTCTTCTACTATCTTATGGCTGAGTATCTCAAGATTAAATTTTTCTATTATTATTTTTAATAACTCTTCATCTGGATTATCATAAGACATATAAAATTTGAGTGTTATTAACTTTTCATCAACTTGATAATCTATAAAATATTCATCAAAGTTTCTTGTTAAAAATTCATCTATTATGCTATCTTCCATTTCTTTATTTAACAAAAATATGTACTCATGAAATTTCATTTTCATTTTTTCCCTCCATGCACATTATAGTTATGTATAAAAGAATTATACAGAAAAATTTGCTATTAATCAAACTTTATTTCTAATTTTTTATTATTAATATTAATATTAATATTAGCATTTTTAAGCAAAAATTTATTTATAAAAAGATATAATCCCAAAGCTACAGGGATTATATTTTTTCTATTTTGTATTCGTTTATATTTCTCTTTTCTGAGTTTATGTTTATTCCTATTATGTAAATTTCTTTCCCTTTGTACTTTTCATAGTACTTCATTTCTTTTATTTGATTCAAAGCCTTTTCTGCACTTTTGTCTATCTTTATTTCCATTATGTATATAGTGTCTTCCTCTATTACTATATCGCTTCTTCCTAAGTTCGTTAATTCTTCTGCTGTTACGTTCAGTCCCGCTGATGCAAGTATTGTGTATATCAATGAGTGATAGTAGCTTTCTTCTTTTTTATGCAAGTTGTATGGTATTGCACTTATTATTCTTTTTATTTCTTTTATTATTCCTTCTATGTCTTTTTCATATATTCTTTCATATATTGTGGTTTCTATTTGTTCTATTTCTCTTATTCCATAGTTTGCTTCTAATATTATCTTTGAAAAGCTGTTCTTTACTTCTATATTTGGATAGTCTAATATGTACTTTTCCCTCAATCCTAATCTTTTTATTCCTTTAAAGGTCAAGTATCCTGCTTGTGTAAAGAATATACTTGCATTTGCTTCTTCTATTTCTCGTGTTGAAAAATCGAGTTCGCTCACTGGATACTTCACTAAGTCTTCATATCTTATCTTCTTCCCTTTTATGTATTCGTACAAGAATGATGGTGATCCACTTTCAAACCAATAGTTTTGAAACTTTCTTTCATTAAAAAATCTTAATATTGAAAATGGATTGTATACACTATCTTCTCCATCAAATGAAAATCCATTGTAGTACATCTTTAAGTTTTTTAATAACTCTTTTTCTTCCATCTTCATTTCAATTGCTGTTTCTTTTATGTGCTCTTTAAAGTTACTTTCTAACTCTTCTTGTGTATACCCCAACATCTGTGCGTATTTTTTATTCAACGATATATCATTTAAGTTGTTCAATGCAGAAAATACTCCTGTTTTTGTGAACTTTGTTATTCCTGTCATGAATACAAACTTTATGTATTCATCTTTTGATTTTATGCTCACATAAAAGTCTCTCAATATTTCTCTATACTTTTCTGCTTTTTCTTTGTTGTTTATATTGTCTAATATTGGTTTTTCATATTCATCTACTAATATTACTACTCTTTCTTTTTGGGATAGTTTTATTATTAGTTCATTGAATGCAAACTTATAGTCTGTTTCTGTTATTTCTATTCCATTTCGCTTTCCTTCTAATTTTATTATCTTTGTTAGACTTTCTTTCATTCTTTCCACATTATCTGTTGCTACATCTAAAAGGTTTATCCTTATTACTGGATACTCTTTGAACTCCCATTTGTCGTATATGTATGTTCCTTTAAATAAGTCTTTTTCTCCTTTAAATAGATAGTACAGTGTTGATATCGTTAAACTCTTTCCAAATCTTCTTGGTCGAGATAAAAAATAAAATTTTCCACTTGTTATTAATTCATATAAATATTTTGTTTTATCTATGTATATATAATCTGTTATTAATTCTTTAAAGTCTTGTACTCCTATTGGTAGTTTTTTCATCTTTATCACCTCTAATCTTTATTCATTTTATTATATCATAATCTCTAATAAAAGAATATTCTATATATATTTTTTTCACAAAAAAAGTGTTAACCATTTTAAAAAAATATTGCAAAAAACAAAACTAAAAAAATAAATAAAACAGGTAAAGTGAAGTAATATAAAAAACACAATAAAAAAATAAACGTAAAAATATTTAAGTTAAAATGAATTGTTAACCACACAGCAAATAACAATTCTAAAACTATAACAACATCTTTTAAATTCATAAGTTATCATTCCCTTTTTTTATTTTAAGAAAGTTTTTTTAGAGAAGAAATTTTACCAAAAATAAAAAATGAATTTTTAACCCTCTAAGGATAGATAAGGACAAAATTTTACTCTAAATAAACAAACAACAAAATATTTTGTTTTTAACCCTCTAAGGATAGATAAGGACAATCTAACAAAAGACGCAGAGTTTAAAATGACAACAGGAGGTTTTTAACCCTCTAAGGATAGATAAGGACTGATATGGTAGCTTTATTAAAACGTAGTAGTAAATATGAGTTTTTAACCCTCTAAGGATAGATAAGGACTAATATAAACGTGTCAGCAAACCAATTAGGGGTTACTGAAGTTTTTAACCCTCTAAGGATAGATAAGGACGAAGTTGAAAAACAACAAATTATGCAAAACGCACAAGTTTTTAACCCTCTAAGGATAGATAAGGACTGTATCTACATTAAGAGGTAAGGCAATTACACCTTAGTTTTTAACCCTCTAAGGATAGATAAGGACTTGAGTACTACGTTTGGAAACGGGGGAATATTTCCCCAAGTTTTTAACCCTCTAAGGATAGATAAGGACAAAATTTTACTCTAAATAAACAAACAACAAAATATTTTGTTTTTAACCCTCTAAGGATAGATAAGGACGAAACATTGAAAAAGTTACCTTACAACATGTTAAATAATGTTTTTAACCCTCTAAGGATAGATAAGGACTTACTGCAACGGAAATTATTTTGGAGCCGGAGATTATTAGTTTTTAACCCTCTAAGGATAGATAAGGACGTAGCGAATATACGGCAAATGCTGAAACCATGGAAGAGTGTTTTTAACCCTCTAAGGATAGATAAGGACTCTCTTAGATGAGGAAGATAAAAAAAAGGAGGCTAAAAAAGTTTTTAACCCTCTAAGGATAGATAAGGACAATAATATCCTCTGCAGTTATAAAAAATTTTAAAAAGTTTTTAACCCTCTAAGGATAGATAAGGACGTATAACGGCAATAGCCGTTATGCCCAAGCTTGGGCAAAGTTTTTAACCCTCTAAGGATAGATAAGGACATGTTAGTAAAGTTGAATATATGAGTTTTATGTTTGCAAAGTTTTTAACCCTCTAAGGATAGATAAGGACAAAAAGGAAATACTTGATATGGTAGCTTTATTAAA contains:
- a CDS encoding ATP-binding protein yields the protein MKKLPIGVQDFKELITDYIYIDKTKYLYELITSGKFYFLSRPRRFGKSLTISTLYYLFKGEKDLFKGTYIYDKWEFKEYPVIRINLLDVATDNVERMKESLTKIIKLEGKRNGIEITETDYKFAFNELIIKLSQKERVVILVDEYEKPILDNINNKEKAEKYREILRDFYVSIKSKDEYIKFVFMTGITKFTKTGVFSALNNLNDISLNKKYAQMLGYTQEELESNFKEHIKETAIEMKMEEKELLKNLKMYYNGFSFDGEDSVYNPFSILRFFNERKFQNYWFESGSPSFLYEYIKGKKIRYEDLVKYPVSELDFSTREIEEANASIFFTQAGYLTFKGIKRLGLREKYILDYPNIEVKNSFSKIILEANYGIREIEQIETTIYERIYEKDIEGIIKEIKRIISAIPYNLHKKEESYYHSLIYTILASAGLNVTAEELTNLGRSDIVIEEDTIYIMEIKIDKSAEKALNQIKEMKYYEKYKGKEIYIIGININSEKRNINEYKIEKI
- a CDS encoding 50S ribosomal protein L11 methyltransferase, which encodes MKMKFHEYIFLLNKEMEDSIIDEFLTRNFDEYFIDYQVDEKLITLKFYMSYDNPDEELLKIIIEKFNLEILSHKIVEEKNWLKVWLDTLSPFEFVEGVWVNPFPEKKLKKDIVINIIPGTAFGTGLHNTTKLAGRMLQKTDCFQKDILDVGCGTGILSILSKKLGANKVVGVDYDPLAVEKAHETLEINDVNVEIKQSDYLSNVDGKFDILVSNMVAEILMGLLKDNKFDDVLKDNSFVILTGIMNEKEQMVKDEAKKHNLYPVERMEEDIWVGLKFQKKI
- the uvrC gene encoding excinuclease ABC subunit UvrC, which produces MLEREVLKDVPNKPGVYIYKNKKEKIIYVGKAKNLKKRVSSYFNKSNQLKSEKVFNIMKYAETIDYIVTTSEEEALILEGNLIFEYKPKYNVLLKDTKVYPYILVTNEKYPTLKYVRNKSERGKYFGPYSNVYFVKSVIEVLQRVYGIRNCERNVEKKSKPCFLYHLGMCYGPCYKEVDFQEYQKSVGKVIKFLNGDVESVKKYLEEAMKKYAKVLNFERAAQMRDTLFKLDKLFIPLGVEFKTSKNVDIIMYEDPIYVLLRVRRGYLISKLTFTLSDEINEFLKQFYIVRKNQLPIEIMTMYDESINESVLDLLKKHGLKRITTINKNNNIFKIAFKNLEEEIKRYTNLGNILKQAKEILSLKKIPQKIEGIDISHLQGMYTVASLISFEDGKPNKNNYRRYRLDEFKEPNDFESIRTVIKRRYSKHELPDLLFIDGGKGQVNSAVEALNEIGFTLNDVDVVGIAKEDERIVFPGDFNDLHLPLDHPVLRLLIYMRDETHRFAIGFNRKLRSKRFEKTKLDEIEGIGPKRKKLLIQEFGGLTGIKNATVEEIDKIIKNKKLSMRIKESFGGK
- a CDS encoding DUF501 domain-containing protein, translated to MGRFEISEKDLSVIEKQLNRKIINDIKVVKRCSYGYPQVIKNYPLKDKKPFPTLHWLSCPFLIEQVSKIEEVHSIKLFEKELMEDKTLQEKMDKAHNQEIKERLEILENEITSLPENMQKKLKTVGIGGIQNFKTIKCLHLHLASYLGGIDNPIGKKVWDSLNEKECSNCICGRE